The genomic interval CCACACCTGGTATGCGATTCAATAGATTGATGTAGATTTCCTCCGCAAGACCGCTGGCCTTTATATGGCATGGATAATGATACATTCCTTTGATGTTAACGCTTTTAAGATGTCTGGTGTAGAATTGAATCCTATTCATTAAATACTCACCGACATCGAAAATGTTGAAACGCAGGGGTATATCGAACGTCTTAGCTAAAGAGGGGAAATCGTGACGGAAGGTAGAGTTGCATCCAGAACAACTGGTTAAAATGTCCGTTACGCCTTGGTCTGCATAGGAATTAAAGATATTGAAATTATTCTCCACGAAGGGTTTGATGCTCGACCTCTGGCCTATCCTCATGAAAGGGGAGCCGCAGCATAATGCCCTGCGGGGAATGTGTACTGCGACTCTGTTAGCCTGTAATATGTTGATTATAGCCCGAGCCACATTCTGCTTCCTGCGGTTGATGATGCAGCCGAAAAAGAGCACCACCTCTGCCTGGGCGTCTCCTTCGAACTCCTTGATATACTCTGGAAACATCTCTGTGGCCGGCTTCGAGGTTATGCACACCACGCCTCCAGTGGTTATCACGGAATTGATGAGGCGTTTGTGCTCTGCCATAGGTCCTAGACCCTGGCTCACAGCCATCTCCCTGAGCTTCTCGATGGCCCCCCTTCTTATTTGAATTTCCTTAGGACAAGCGAACTCGCATTCTTGATCCACTGGGCATTTATATAGGCCAAGCTCCAATGCATTAGCCGCCCTGCCAGAATTCCTATCCCTAGGATCTTTGGCATAACGTAGAGCGCTTACGATAGCGGCGGGACCGAGGAACGTACTCTCAACATCCAACACGTTGCAGTCAGAATAGCAAGCTCCGCATGCTATGCATCCACGCATGGTCCTGGACTCCGCTAATTCCGCAGGATCTATCAAAGTTGTCCTTTCTACTACAGCATTGCCTATGAGATATGGTTGCACCTGGCGCAATCGGTCATAAAATGGCGTCATATCCACTACGAGGTCACGTACGACCGGCAGATGACTCAATGGATCTATCACTATGAGCTCTTCAGCCAGCTTGTCTGTGATGCGCGTTCTGCAGGCTAAGCAGCTTCTCTTGTTGACCCTGACCGCGCACGACCCACAGATTGCCGAACGACACCCTTGCCTGAATGATAATGTTGGATCCAGCTCATCTTTTATATAATTCAGGGCCTCCAACAGCGTCATGCCATGAGTCAACGGAACACGGAATTCTTGATAGCGAGATTGCTCGTCTTGTGCGGGATCGAAGCGAAAGACTGACAGCCTCACCCATTTACTTCTTTCGTGACTGGAAGACTCCACCGCTGCCATCAATAAGCCCTCCTTTCTGGTGGGAATAAGGTTATGCGGACTGGCTCATAACATATTTCGACCTTGCCCTCCTTATGACGCAGAATGGTATGCTTCAGCCAATGCATATCGTCTCTTTCTGGAAAATCTGTACGGAAATGACTCCCCCTGCTCTCCTGACGATGCAAAGCGCTGACCACGGTCAGTAACGCGGCATCCAACATGAAGCCTAGCTCCACCGCCTGCAGGAGATCCGTGTTGAATGTCCGACTTTGGTCCATGATTGAGACGGAACTATACATCTCTCGCAGTCCCTCGACCTCCTGCAAGGCGCTCATCAAGCTCTCCTCACGGCGGAAAATGCCTACCTTTTCCCACATCACATTCTGAAGCTTCTTCCTCAGGGCGGGAGCTCTCTGCCCTCCTTCATAGAATAGACTCCAGATCTTCTCCTCTTCCCTGATGAATGCTTTTCTCTCCATGCTTGGCATACTGCTATTGCGCGCTATGTTGGAAGCTTGCTCACCCGCTCTCCGCCCGAAGACTAGCGATTCCGCTAATGAGTTGCCTCCTAAACGATTCGCTCCATGAACTGAGACGCAAGCGCACTCCCCGCAGGCCAGCAAACGTGGGACTGTCGTCATACCCTCGTTATTCGTACGGATGCCTCCCATGGTGAAATGCTGCGCCGGCTGGACAGGCAGCATGGATTCGCTGGCGTCCATTTCTAAAAAATCCTGGGCCAATTGGTATATTTGAGGAAGCTTCTGAAGCAACAAATCCTGACCGAGCTGGCGAAGGTCCAGCCAAACATGGTCTTTGTTCGGACCTGCTCCCCTACCCTCCTGGACCTCGGTCTGTATGGCTCGAGTGACGATGTCCCTGGGGGCAAGGTCAATCATCTTTGGCGCATATCGCCTCATGAACCTTTCTCCCTCGGAGTTTAAGAGGATTCCCCCCTCTCCTCGGGCTGCTTCAGATACCAGGATGTTCGTGCCTAGCAGCGTAGTGGGATGGAACTGAACGAACTCCATGTCACAAATCGAGGCGCCTGCCCTATAGGCCAAGGAAATTCCGTCTCCTGTGCAACTGTATGAGTTGGTGGTCCTTTGGTAAATCCTTCCGGCCCCTCCCGTGGCTAGTATCACCGCTTTTGCCTTTATCATATGCAGGCGGCCCTCTTTTAGTTCCAAAGCGAGGGCGCCTACGCACTCGCCGCTTGAGACCACCAGTGAGGTCACTAACCATTCATCGTAGACTCTGACATTGTCCTTGAGGAGTTGGGAGAACACGGTGGATAGGACCTCGTGACCAGTGGAATCTCCGGCGTAGCAAGTGCGAGGGAAGGAGCGACCCCCGAATGGTCTCTGTGCCAGCCTGCCATCTTCCATGCGGTCGAAAAGGGCACCTTTAGAATCCAGCTCAGCTATTAAAGGAGCGATGCTGCGACACAGGATTTCCACCGAATCCTGATCCGCAAGATAGTCGGCTCCCTTCACCGTATCAAGGGCATGCTTGCTCCAATCATCTTCGCAAACGTTGCCCAAAGGTGCATTGATGCCACCTTGAGCAGCTATGGAATGGCTCCGCAGTGGATGGGTTTTGGAGACTAGTGCTGTGTCGGCATGAGGAGAGGAGGCCAACGCCGCCGCTTGACCTGCAAGACCTGCTCCGATGACCAGAACATCGTGGGACAACACTTCCATACCAGCGATCTCCGATCACATCGATGTAGTGGTCGCATTCTCAGCATAAATCTCTATTGCCGCATCGTTCCTGCACTCCCGATGATTTTTTTTTTGCTTCCGATTCGCCGAACACTGTTTCCCTTAAAAACTGATATAAAGTGGATCAAAAGAGCCCGGATAATTTACTTATTCCTCTTTGCCCAAGCTTCAAATTCCATGCGAACGGGGTCACATGAAATCGGAAAGCTTGCATTTTTTGACCTTGTCGTTCTCGAAGAGCGAGTTGATGGATCTCTCTATGAGCTCAATCCGCTGCCTTGTATAAGGGGAGATGGCAAAGCGAGAGCTTATGTCCTTGGTGATCTCGAGATATTTCTTCACTGAAGATTGATGCACGGTGAGGGTAAGACTGTTCCCGCAATGGCATTTTCCCGATAGGGGGATGCGGCGATATGAGGTGTTGCACTTAGTGCACCGTAGCTTCTGGCCACTGAACGATTTCAGGTTCCCAATCATGTCTGGCAAAAGATGCTTTGTCACCACGCGATAGACTACATCGACCTCATCGACGGCGCGTATCTTTTTGGCCAGTACTAGCTGGGCCTCTAGCTTCTCCTCCATGGTTTCAAAGAGCTTATAAGCAGATTCCTTTGGCCCCTCGCTTATATCCTTGGTGTCATGAGTGAAGCCGAACCCCTCATATTGAAGTACCGAGCCTAACCGCTTAGCGACCATATCCATGAGGTCTTGCACCTCTTTAGGATGCTTGTATTCCAATGTGGCTTGATAGAATTCCAAGGGATATTCGCGCATCACATCGATGTTATGAGCTTCCTTATCCACCTCATTCGGATCCAACCGGGTGGTAAGCACGAGGGGAGCGTCCATTAAACCTCCCCTAGTCTTGGGGAGGAAGGAACGGGAGAAATTGATGAGGCCGTCCAGCAATAGTATAGCTGAGTCCTCGTCGCCATCGGCGTTGCGGCGCTTGGCCGCATGAAAGAAAGGGTGCCCATAGCCCACATTCGTATCCGTATAGCCAATGATGCGACACAGCACTCCTCCAGATGTGTGGGGGGCTAGCCCTATTGCCAGGTGGCCGATCAGGTCCTCTCTTTTCTCCGCCTTGTAAAAGGCTGGAAGACCATAGAAGCGCTCCAGCAGATCGTCTATGAATTTTGCTACCCTTACCAAGTAATCGCCGCAGGAGCGGGACGGGATGTAATCCTGTACCTTCAGCTCACAGAGCTGTTCATCTGAGATGAGTTCCTTACCCTCCGTATCCACCAGATAACCCAACTGACGTGCACGTTCTACACTTAGTCCTATCTCCTTAGGCCGGAAATGTGTGACCGGCACATCAGTCATGTCGAAACGCACCGTTCCGTCCTTGAATACGAAGATATCATACTTGGCGCGTAGGATGCCTTTCTCCATCGGCTCTGGCGTCTTACTCTTGGACATCATCCCTTGGACCCCTTTTATCTCCGGGACGCATGTCTCCCCTAGGTTGCGCATCGCTGCCTGAAGAACCGCCCCAATGTCAATCACCTGTTTGTTGGGTGAGTCGATAGGCAGGGTATGGGATCCACACTCGCATTTACACATGAAGGTGGTCCTATTGCATACCGGGCATGATCGAACTCCCACGTCAGTTTCCACTTCCTTCCCGTTCATAGCCTCACTGACCAACCTCTGCGAACCTCCGCTGAGGCCCAACGGAAAGAGGACGTGGGGGGGTGGCTTCATGCGACGCTCCTTGGCCTTCTCAGGACGAGCCATTCGCGCGCCGATGCGAGTTACAGCTCTGGGCCTGACCTTCACTCCCATGGCCCTTGAAACCGCTTCAATGGTATCATCACCTACCAATTCACGCTCAGGTGATAGCCTTCCCCGCCAAGAAATGCCGAGGCCCGATAACAAAGGAAGGGCGTAGCGATCAAGGTATAGCTCATCGCCCTTCACCCTATGCAGGGCGCCCAGGGTTTCCAAAATGCGCTTGATGCCGTAGAAATCAGTTATGACTAAGAGACCATTTTCCAAACGACCTTTTTGCAGAATATGGGAACGAAGCGCGTTTAATTCCTTAATGGTAACATCGCCCCAGAAAAGGTTATATTTGGGATGAAGAGGAACGTTATACCTGAGGGAAATATCTAGAGCTGATTGGAAATCCGGCGGGTCAGCCCAGCCTTCTGGCAGCTCACCCGCAGCCCTGCGAAGTTCGACCTTGTACCATTCTATGGTATAGCCAGCCGGCACAAGAACGTGGTTGTTCTCCATGAACTCCCCATAAGGAATGAGCACCTCTCCCAAATCCACTATTTCCTTAACCCTGGATTTCACAGTTTGGAAATCTTCGACGGTGTTGGTCTGGATCAAATCACCATTGTTAAGGAGAACGATAGGGCCTTCCAACTGATCACAGGGGGTGACTGCTCCAGCCTTGCCTGGCCTTTCGATCTTGATCTGCGTGCCGATGGCTAGGAACTCATCCACCGCATACATCGTAGCCGGGTTCAAGGCTATTGCCGCCAGGCCAGTAGTCCTACTTCTCCCGTAGCGCAGTCTTAGTCCCCCCACCTTTGAAGGGTGTCCGAGCACTGGCCTTCCAGCTATCAAATCTTTAAGGTATTTAGAATCAGGCTTTACTTTGGCTTTCTCTTCCGAAGCCTCTTTCTTCTTGAGCGAAAGATAATCTGAGATGAATTCCCAGCCATCTATATTCAGCCTACGGACATGCTTCTCCAGCTTGGGCGCTTTCTGGCATAAACCTTCTGCTATCACTAGGCAAGCTCCTCCCCGGACCCTGTTGGTCTCGATGCGCGGCAAATCACGATAGCCAGAAATCTCCACGTCCTCGGTCGCCTCGCCATCGATGCAGACTGGGCAATTCTTCACTATGAGCTCAATTTCCTGGTTGGTAGGCGTGTATTGGAGGTGCTGTGCCTGTTTATATAATGGTATCTCCTCCTTGAAGCGTTCTACCTCACCGTGAGTTGGCACATATCTACCAATACCAAGCTCTCTACGCACCACATCGCCGATAAGCACTGCCATGGCCTGCCCCGTTCCTCCTGCGGAGCGGATTGGCCCGGCGAAGGATATGGCCAAGTAGGATGTACCGTCTCCGTTTCTCCCTATCTTGACACCGGCGATGCCCTCCAGCGGCGCCACCAGAATGCCTTCGGTCAGAACAGCAAGCCCTACCCTGATAGCCCTGTCTATGGCCTCCTCTTTAGACCTTGCCGGGCGCGTGGCTATCTCCTTCGCGAGATGAAGGGAGACCTCTTCACGATCATGGTCGATGCTAAGTTCGCGTATGCGCTCTGCCACGCCCGCTACATTCCAGGAAGATAACAGCTTTTCCACGCGAGAGGCAAGGTCTTCAGCTTGAGGTATCTCCACGAAGGTCTCAGGATCCATCCCCCTCGCCCTAGCCTTCCTAGCTACGGCATAGCATCGATCCGCTTCTCTCGCCAGGAGGTCGAAATAGGATTTCATGCGCTCACTGCAAACCAATCTGGCCATTTCCTTTTTCTCCTGCCAAGACGTTCATCTAAGAGGAAGTAATCGATCCTCTTGGTTCCATTTGCTACAATCCTGCAATTTATCGATGATTATTTTCATTAGAGTGTCCACGCCCTCATTACGCAAAGCGCTGATCTTAAGTCTCTGCGAATCTGATCGCACAAGGTCTGATTTGTTCTCGACTTCTATTAATGTGATGTCGGGGAATGCCCTTTTCACCGATTCAAGTAGGGAGAGCTGTTCCTTTAAACTGTATCCTGATGTCTCGGATGGATCGATGAGGAAGACTATCACATCTGCCAAGTATTTCAAGGCTAGGACCGCCTGCTTTTCGATGGCGTTACGTGTCTCGAATTCCCGGTCTAAAAGACCTGGAGTGTCGATTACCTGGATCTTGCGATATTTATGAAAGAAATGGCCTACAGATATGCCTTGAGTGGTGAAGGGATAAGGGGCGATCTTAGGTTTTGCCGAAGAGATTCTTTCCACCAATTGACTCTTTCCCACATTGGGGTG from Methanomassiliicoccales archaeon carries:
- the tfrB gene encoding fumarate reductase (CoM/CoB) subunit TfrB; amino-acid sequence: MAAVESSSHERSKWVRLSVFRFDPAQDEQSRYQEFRVPLTHGMTLLEALNYIKDELDPTLSFRQGCRSAICGSCAVRVNKRSCLACRTRITDKLAEELIVIDPLSHLPVVRDLVVDMTPFYDRLRQVQPYLIGNAVVERTTLIDPAELAESRTMRGCIACGACYSDCNVLDVESTFLGPAAIVSALRYAKDPRDRNSGRAANALELGLYKCPVDQECEFACPKEIQIRRGAIEKLREMAVSQGLGPMAEHKRLINSVITTGGVVCITSKPATEMFPEYIKEFEGDAQAEVVLFFGCIINRRKQNVARAIINILQANRVAVHIPRRALCCGSPFMRIGQRSSIKPFVENNFNIFNSYADQGVTDILTSCSGCNSTFRHDFPSLAKTFDIPLRFNIFDVGEYLMNRIQFYTRHLKSVNIKGMYHYPCHIKASGLAEEIYINLLNRIPGVELVKVPRSGYCCGGGGGVRAAFPSLADKLALRRIEIAREAGVDTLITNCPFCVMSFERVLDQKKRAGERIQFRIIDFYEMLSEAYGMPSTCEID
- a CDS encoding FAD-binding protein, coding for MEVLSHDVLVIGAGLAGQAAALASSPHADTALVSKTHPLRSHSIAAQGGINAPLGNVCEDDWSKHALDTVKGADYLADQDSVEILCRSIAPLIAELDSKGALFDRMEDGRLAQRPFGGRSFPRTCYAGDSTGHEVLSTVFSQLLKDNVRVYDEWLVTSLVVSSGECVGALALELKEGRLHMIKAKAVILATGGAGRIYQRTTNSYSCTGDGISLAYRAGASICDMEFVQFHPTTLLGTNILVSEAARGEGGILLNSEGERFMRRYAPKMIDLAPRDIVTRAIQTEVQEGRGAGPNKDHVWLDLRQLGQDLLLQKLPQIYQLAQDFLEMDASESMLPVQPAQHFTMGGIRTNNEGMTTVPRLLACGECACVSVHGANRLGGNSLAESLVFGRRAGEQASNIARNSSMPSMERKAFIREEEKIWSLFYEGGQRAPALRKKLQNVMWEKVGIFRREESLMSALQEVEGLREMYSSVSIMDQSRTFNTDLLQAVELGFMLDAALLTVVSALHRQESRGSHFRTDFPERDDMHWLKHTILRHKEGKVEICYEPVRITLFPPERRAY
- a CDS encoding DNA polymerase II large subunit, producing the protein MARLVCSERMKSYFDLLAREADRCYAVARKARARGMDPETFVEIPQAEDLASRVEKLLSSWNVAGVAERIRELSIDHDREEVSLHLAKEIATRPARSKEEAIDRAIRVGLAVLTEGILVAPLEGIAGVKIGRNGDGTSYLAISFAGPIRSAGGTGQAMAVLIGDVVRRELGIGRYVPTHGEVERFKEEIPLYKQAQHLQYTPTNQEIELIVKNCPVCIDGEATEDVEISGYRDLPRIETNRVRGGACLVIAEGLCQKAPKLEKHVRRLNIDGWEFISDYLSLKKKEASEEKAKVKPDSKYLKDLIAGRPVLGHPSKVGGLRLRYGRSRTTGLAAIALNPATMYAVDEFLAIGTQIKIERPGKAGAVTPCDQLEGPIVLLNNGDLIQTNTVEDFQTVKSRVKEIVDLGEVLIPYGEFMENNHVLVPAGYTIEWYKVELRRAAGELPEGWADPPDFQSALDISLRYNVPLHPKYNLFWGDVTIKELNALRSHILQKGRLENGLLVITDFYGIKRILETLGALHRVKGDELYLDRYALPLLSGLGISWRGRLSPERELVGDDTIEAVSRAMGVKVRPRAVTRIGARMARPEKAKERRMKPPPHVLFPLGLSGGSQRLVSEAMNGKEVETDVGVRSCPVCNRTTFMCKCECGSHTLPIDSPNKQVIDIGAVLQAAMRNLGETCVPEIKGVQGMMSKSKTPEPMEKGILRAKYDIFVFKDGTVRFDMTDVPVTHFRPKEIGLSVERARQLGYLVDTEGKELISDEQLCELKVQDYIPSRSCGDYLVRVAKFIDDLLERFYGLPAFYKAEKREDLIGHLAIGLAPHTSGGVLCRIIGYTDTNVGYGHPFFHAAKRRNADGDEDSAILLLDGLINFSRSFLPKTRGGLMDAPLVLTTRLDPNEVDKEAHNIDVMREYPLEFYQATLEYKHPKEVQDLMDMVAKRLGSVLQYEGFGFTHDTKDISEGPKESAYKLFETMEEKLEAQLVLAKKIRAVDEVDVVYRVVTKHLLPDMIGNLKSFSGQKLRCTKCNTSYRRIPLSGKCHCGNSLTLTVHQSSVKKYLEITKDISSRFAISPYTRQRIELIERSINSLFENDKVKKCKLSDFM